The Marinomonas sp. CT5 genome contains the following window.
ACATGAATGCCTGCTTGATCGACAAAACAACGTGCAGAAGCTTCGATTTCTTCAACATCATCGGATTCAGGAAGATCCGTTCTTAATAATTCCTTTAACTGCAATCGCTCATCGTCATCGGGTTCTGCAGCATCAATCCAGTTCGCTTCTTTTTGAAGAGTAGTAAAATTCTCATCCTCTTTGGAAATTTCTTGAATTATTCCATTGCGAATTCTAAAAAATCTTAACATGCGACTTCCTCGATATAGTCGGCCTTTATTTCAGCCTGATCACATAATTTGGCACGGCTCACAACCAGTAGAATAAACTCAAGATGTGTGTATTTTATGACGTTGGAATAAGAGTTTATGGTTGCAAGAGTACTTATTGTATCTCACCACCAATAGAAACAGCAGGACAAAAAAAAGCAACTCAGCCTAAACTGAATTGCTTAAAAAGACCTGTCCCTGGGAGGAGATGGTCCACTTCTTATCGAGTTGGATAAGAAACTTTAAATTTCATTGCTAAAACCAAAAAAATCAATGCGCTAGAATTTGATCCAAGAAAACTTTGGCCCGCTCTGTTTTTGGCTTCACGAAAAATTCTTCTGGAGGTGATATCTCAATGACACTGCCCGCTTCCATAAAGACAATTCGATCCGCGAATTCTTTGGCAAAACCCATTTCGTGAGTTACACAAATCATCGTCATGCCGTCTTTTGACAATGAACGCATAATCTCCAACACTTCAGAGATCATTTCGGGATCAAGTGCTGAGGTTGGTTCATCAAATAACATAATGTCAGGAGACATAGTGAGCGCTCTGGCAATAGCAACGCGCTGCTGCTGACCACCGGAAAGTTGGCCTGGATACTTTTGCTCTTGATCACCAATTTTAACTTTATTAAGCAAATCACGCGCAATTTTATTTGCCTCAACCAATGGCATACCCAACACATGACGCAAACCAAAGGTGCAGTTATCTAACACCGTCATATGAGGAAAAAGATTAAAGTGCTGAAACACCATCCCTGTATGACGACGAATTTTCTCGATGTCTTTAACATTGTCACTAATGGTGATATCGCAAATAGTGATATCTCCTTCATCGTGTTGCTCTAAATTATTAAGGCAACGAAT
Protein-coding sequences here:
- a CDS encoding amino acid ABC transporter ATP-binding protein; the protein is MSEQTVVKLDQVNKWYGKYHALRDIDLAVAKGETIVICGPSGSGKSTLIRCLNNLEQHDEGDITICDITISDNVKDIEKIRRHTGMVFQHFNLFPHMTVLDNCTFGLRHVLGMPLVEANKIARDLLNKVKIGDQEQKYPGQLSGGQQQRVAIARALTMSPDIMLFDEPTSALDPEMISEVLEIMRSLSKDGMTMICVTHEMGFAKEFADRIVFMEAGSVIEISPPEEFFVKPKTERAKVFLDQILAH